From Monomorium pharaonis isolate MP-MQ-018 chromosome 9, ASM1337386v2, whole genome shotgun sequence, the proteins below share one genomic window:
- the LOC105834437 gene encoding transcription initiation factor IIA subunit 1 isoform X2 — translation MALSQTSVLKLYNTVIEDVISGVRESFIDEGVDEQVLQELKQIWETKLMASKAVELNPDPPEPQVPQINTHKAVSINKANVGNHFVQPSAGNTVSQTQPQQQQSQQQQAQTQSQQPSQPQQHTHPSTGTTLQQQQQHSTTPVQQVVATSAVLAERQVPIQITLPPQAGIPDGPQRILSIQVPASALQANQLHTILTGPVISAAMGLPANLASTLLQQHVNSTLQGQATLTPLQVNQPLQVVPQSTNNVTQRPPQNQQNNINQLDGGVGDSTDDDDDEEEEDNDDDDEDMDEKEEEENDEAATREEEPLNSEDDVTDDDPADLFDTDNVVVCQYDKITRSRNKWKFYLKDGIMNLSGKDYVFQKANGDAEW, via the exons ATGGCCCTCAGCCAGACCAGCGTG CTGAAATTATACAATACTGTGATAGAAGAtgtaatatcgggagtgcgAGAGTCGTTTATAGACGAGGGTGTGGATGAGCAGGTCCTACAGGAGCTTAAGCAAATATGGGAAACAAAACTAATGGCTAGCAAAGCCGTGGAATTGAATCCAGATCCACCAGAGCCACAAGTTCCTCAGATCAATACGCACAAAGCTGTGTCTATCAATAAAG CTAATGTAGGAAATCATTTTGTACAACCATCTGCTGGAAACACAGTGTCGCAAACGCAACCTCAACAACAACAATCGCAACAGCAACAAGCGCAGACACAATCGCAGCAACCATCACAACCTCAGCAACACACGCATCCTTCCACGGGAACAACGttgcaacaacagcagcaacatTCGACGACGCCTGTGCAACAAGTGGTGGCCACTTCGGCGGTTCTCGCTGAGCGCCAAGTGCCGATACAGATCACCTTACCTCCACAAGCTGGTATTCCAGACGGACCACAGAGGATTTTAAGCATACAAGTTCCCGCATCTGCTCTTCAAG caAACCAGCTGCATACAATTTTAACAGGTCCAGTAATTTCTGCTGCTATGGGTCTTCCAGCGAATTTAGCTTCGACTCTGTTGCAACAGCATGTGAATTCCACGTTGCAAGGGCAAGCGACATTAACTCCATTGCAAGTGAATCAGCCGCTTCAAGTGGTTCCACAAAGTACAAACAATGTCACACAAAGGCCACCTCAAAATCAG caaaataatataaatcagtTAGATGGAGGAGTCGGTGACTCCACTGATGATGACGATGATGAAGAGGAAGaggataatgatgatgatgacgaaGATATGGatgaaaaagaggaagaagaaaatgATGAAGCGGCGACTCGTGAAGAG GAACCTCTTAATTCCGAGGATGACGTTACGGATGATGATCCCGCTGATCTATTCGATACCGATAATGTAGTCGTCTGTCAATATGATaag ATTACAAGGAGTCGAAATAAGTGGAAGTTTTATCTGAAGGACGGTATAATGAATCTAAGTGGAAAAGACTATGTATTCCAAAAGGCAAATGGGGATGCTGAATGGTAA
- the LOC105834437 gene encoding transcription initiation factor IIA subunit 1 isoform X1 has translation MALSQTSVLKLYNTVIEDVISGVRESFIDEGVDEQVLQELKQIWETKLMASKAVELNPDPPEPQVPQINTHKAVSINKANVGNHFVQPSAGNTVSQTQPQQQQSQQQQAQTQSQQPSQPQQHTHPSTGTTLQQQQQHSTTPVQQVVATSAVLAERQVPIQITLPPQAGIPDGPQRILSIQVPASALQANQLHTILTGPVISAAMGLPANLASTLLQQHVNSTLQGQATLTPLQVNQPLQVVPQSTNNVTQRPPQNQQQNNINQLDGGVGDSTDDDDDEEEEDNDDDDEDMDEKEEEENDEAATREEEPLNSEDDVTDDDPADLFDTDNVVVCQYDKITRSRNKWKFYLKDGIMNLSGKDYVFQKANGDAEW, from the exons ATGGCCCTCAGCCAGACCAGCGTG CTGAAATTATACAATACTGTGATAGAAGAtgtaatatcgggagtgcgAGAGTCGTTTATAGACGAGGGTGTGGATGAGCAGGTCCTACAGGAGCTTAAGCAAATATGGGAAACAAAACTAATGGCTAGCAAAGCCGTGGAATTGAATCCAGATCCACCAGAGCCACAAGTTCCTCAGATCAATACGCACAAAGCTGTGTCTATCAATAAAG CTAATGTAGGAAATCATTTTGTACAACCATCTGCTGGAAACACAGTGTCGCAAACGCAACCTCAACAACAACAATCGCAACAGCAACAAGCGCAGACACAATCGCAGCAACCATCACAACCTCAGCAACACACGCATCCTTCCACGGGAACAACGttgcaacaacagcagcaacatTCGACGACGCCTGTGCAACAAGTGGTGGCCACTTCGGCGGTTCTCGCTGAGCGCCAAGTGCCGATACAGATCACCTTACCTCCACAAGCTGGTATTCCAGACGGACCACAGAGGATTTTAAGCATACAAGTTCCCGCATCTGCTCTTCAAG caAACCAGCTGCATACAATTTTAACAGGTCCAGTAATTTCTGCTGCTATGGGTCTTCCAGCGAATTTAGCTTCGACTCTGTTGCAACAGCATGTGAATTCCACGTTGCAAGGGCAAGCGACATTAACTCCATTGCAAGTGAATCAGCCGCTTCAAGTGGTTCCACAAAGTACAAACAATGTCACACAAAGGCCACCTCAAAATCAG cagcaaaataatataaatcagtTAGATGGAGGAGTCGGTGACTCCACTGATGATGACGATGATGAAGAGGAAGaggataatgatgatgatgacgaaGATATGGatgaaaaagaggaagaagaaaatgATGAAGCGGCGACTCGTGAAGAG GAACCTCTTAATTCCGAGGATGACGTTACGGATGATGATCCCGCTGATCTATTCGATACCGATAATGTAGTCGTCTGTCAATATGATaag ATTACAAGGAGTCGAAATAAGTGGAAGTTTTATCTGAAGGACGGTATAATGAATCTAAGTGGAAAAGACTATGTATTCCAAAAGGCAAATGGGGATGCTGAATGGTAA
- the LOC105834437 gene encoding transcription initiation factor IIA subunit 1 isoform X3: MALSQTSVLKLYNTVIEDVISGVRESFIDEGVDEQVLQELKQIWETKLMASKAVELNPDPPEPQVPQINTHKAVSINKVSQTQPQQQQSQQQQAQTQSQQPSQPQQHTHPSTGTTLQQQQQHSTTPVQQVVATSAVLAERQVPIQITLPPQAGIPDGPQRILSIQVPASALQANQLHTILTGPVISAAMGLPANLASTLLQQHVNSTLQGQATLTPLQVNQPLQVVPQSTNNVTQRPPQNQQQNNINQLDGGVGDSTDDDDDEEEEDNDDDDEDMDEKEEEENDEAATREEEPLNSEDDVTDDDPADLFDTDNVVVCQYDKITRSRNKWKFYLKDGIMNLSGKDYVFQKANGDAEW, from the exons ATGGCCCTCAGCCAGACCAGCGTG CTGAAATTATACAATACTGTGATAGAAGAtgtaatatcgggagtgcgAGAGTCGTTTATAGACGAGGGTGTGGATGAGCAGGTCCTACAGGAGCTTAAGCAAATATGGGAAACAAAACTAATGGCTAGCAAAGCCGTGGAATTGAATCCAGATCCACCAGAGCCACAAGTTCCTCAGATCAATACGCACAAAGCTGTGTCTATCAATAAAG TGTCGCAAACGCAACCTCAACAACAACAATCGCAACAGCAACAAGCGCAGACACAATCGCAGCAACCATCACAACCTCAGCAACACACGCATCCTTCCACGGGAACAACGttgcaacaacagcagcaacatTCGACGACGCCTGTGCAACAAGTGGTGGCCACTTCGGCGGTTCTCGCTGAGCGCCAAGTGCCGATACAGATCACCTTACCTCCACAAGCTGGTATTCCAGACGGACCACAGAGGATTTTAAGCATACAAGTTCCCGCATCTGCTCTTCAAG caAACCAGCTGCATACAATTTTAACAGGTCCAGTAATTTCTGCTGCTATGGGTCTTCCAGCGAATTTAGCTTCGACTCTGTTGCAACAGCATGTGAATTCCACGTTGCAAGGGCAAGCGACATTAACTCCATTGCAAGTGAATCAGCCGCTTCAAGTGGTTCCACAAAGTACAAACAATGTCACACAAAGGCCACCTCAAAATCAG cagcaaaataatataaatcagtTAGATGGAGGAGTCGGTGACTCCACTGATGATGACGATGATGAAGAGGAAGaggataatgatgatgatgacgaaGATATGGatgaaaaagaggaagaagaaaatgATGAAGCGGCGACTCGTGAAGAG GAACCTCTTAATTCCGAGGATGACGTTACGGATGATGATCCCGCTGATCTATTCGATACCGATAATGTAGTCGTCTGTCAATATGATaag ATTACAAGGAGTCGAAATAAGTGGAAGTTTTATCTGAAGGACGGTATAATGAATCTAAGTGGAAAAGACTATGTATTCCAAAAGGCAAATGGGGATGCTGAATGGTAA
- the LOC105834435 gene encoding vacuolar protein sorting-associated protein 45, whose translation MNVVTALKFYVTRMTEDSGPGMKVLLMDKQTTSIVSLLYSQSEILMKEVYLFERIDTAVHNDTLKHLTCIVFVRPTKENVDLLCKELRYPKYGVYYIYFSNIIAKADIKLLAESDEREVVREVHEYYADYLAINPHLFSLGINACSEGLTWDPVHLHRTVQGITSVLLSLKKCPYIRYQNSSDMAKRLAEKIREVLSKESNSFEFRQESNPLLLIVDRRDDPVTPLLNQWTYQAMVHELLTINNNRVNLSHVKGISKELKEVVLSAEHDDFYANNLYLNFGEIGQTIKELMEEFQKKAKKHQKVESIADMKHFVETYPLFKKLSGTVSKHVTVVGELSSFVEKHNLLEVSELEQELSCQTDHSSQLQKIKALINNQKVRDVDTVRLVMLYALHYEKHASNDINGLVELLKKRNVSDKYIKLVYNILEYSGVNTRQSNLFDREAVAKITKKLFKGLSGVDNIYTQHCPLINETLEDLIKGRLSTQAFPYLGNMIMSRRPQDIIVFMIGGTTYEESLTVYNLNKQNPGIKIILGGTTIHNFKSFAEEVHHATSGILMRYKIGKN comes from the exons ATGAACGTTGTCACCGCTTTGAAGTTTTATGTAACGAGGATGACAGAAGACAGCGGGCCTGGCATGAAGGTTCTGCTGATGGATAAACAAACT acaaGTATAGTCAGCCTGCTCTATAGCCAGTCAGAGATATTGATGAAGGAGGTGTATCTGTTCGAGCGAATAGACACCGCCGTGCACAACGACACCTTGAAACATTTAACGTGTATAGTGTTCGTGAGGCCGACCAAGGAAAATGTCGACTTGCTTTGCAAAGAGCTCAGATATCCCAAGTACGGAGTGTACTATATTT ATTTCAGTAACATTATTGCCAAAGCGGACATAAAACTTTTGGCAGAGAGCGACGAACGGGAGGTGGTCAGAGAAGTGCATGAGTATTACGCTGATTACTTGGCTATTAATCCACACTTGTTCTCGCTTGGAATAAACGCCTGCTCTGAAG GATTAACTTGGGATCCGGTGCACTTGCATAGGACTGTTCAAGGAATAACTTCTGTTTTACTATCACTGAAGAAATGTCCATATATCAGATACCAAAACAGTTCAGATATGGCGAAGAGATTGGCAGAGAAGATAAGGGAGGTGCTCAGTAAAGAGTCAAATTCCTTCGAGTTTAGGCAGGAATCTAATCCTCTCCTTCTAATAGTCGATAGAAGAGACGACCCTGTCACGCCATTGCTGAATCAATGGACGTATCAAGCAATGGTGCACGAATTACTGACGATCAATAACAATAGAGTTAACTTGTCTCATGTAAAAGGCATTTCGAAAGAGCTGAAAGAAGTTGTTCTGAGTGCAGAGCATGACGacttttatgcaaat AACTTGTATTTAAACTTTGGAGAAATAGGACAAACGATAAAAGAGTTGATGGAAGAGTTTCAAAAGAAAGCAAAGAAGCACCAAAAGGTTGAGAGTATAGCTGACATGAAACACTTTGTAGAGACGTATCCCCTTTTCAAGAAACTTTCTGGCACCGTATCAAAGCACGTTACAGTGGTTGGAGAGCTTTCCTCTTTCGTAGAAAAACACAATTTGTTGGAAGTATCAGAATTGGAACAAGAACTGAGTTGCCAAACCGATCATTCCTCGcag ctACAAAAGATAAAAGCGCTTATCAACAATCAAAAAGTACGAGATGTAGATACCGTTCGACTAGTAATGCTTTATGCACTGCATTATGAAAAACACGCGAGTAATGATATAAACGGATTAGTAGAGTTACTTAAGAAGAGAAATGTTTcagacaaatatattaag cttgtatataatatattagaatatagtGGTGTCAACACAAGGCAGAGTAATTTATTTGATCGAGAAGCAGTCGCCAAAATAACCAAAAAGTTATTCAAAGGATTAAGTGGagtagataatatatacacgCAACATTGTCCTTTGATAAATGAAACGCTAGAGGATTTGATAAAAGGAAGATTAAGTACGCAGGCATTTCCATATCTTGGTAATATGATTATGTCACGAag GCCACAAGACATAATAGTATTCATGATCGGAGGTACAACTTACGAAGAAAGTTTGAccgtttataatttaaataagcaaaatccgggaataaaaattattctaggCGGTACCACCattcacaattttaaaagttttgcaGAGGAAGTCCATCATGCCACCAGTGGCATCTTAATGCGATATAAAAtcggaaaaaattaa